ACGCTCGACCCGAGCACGGTCAGCACAGGCGACGCCGGCCGCGACGGCCACCTGCAGTCGGCCGACTTCTTCGAGGTCGAGTCCTTCCCGACCTGGACCTTCGTCTCCACCTCCGTGCGCAACGACGGCGGCGAGTTCGTCATCGCCGGCGACCTCACGCTGCACGGCGTGACCCGGCCCGTCGAGCTCGCGACCGAGTTCAACGGCACCGCCGTGGACGCCTACGGCAACCTGCGCGCCGGCTTCAGCGCCACCACGACCATCTCCCGCAAGGAGTTCGGCCTCACCTGGAACGCGGCCCTCGAGGCCGGCGGCGTGCTCGTCTCCGACAAGGCCGCCCTCACCATCGAGATCTCGGCGATCCGCCAGGCCTGAGCCTGACCACGCCTCATCGGACGGGGACCGCGCGCCTGGCGTGCGGTCCCCGTCCGCGTCAGCGGCCGCCACCCGACCGGTGGTGATCGTGGAACGCCAGGATCTGCAGCTCCGAGCCCAGGTCCACCGCCCGCAGGTCCACCCCCACCGGCACCTGCAAAGGACGCGGCGCGAAGGAGAGGATGCCGCGCACCCCCGCCCGCACCAGCCGGTCGCACACGTCCTGGGCCACCTCGGCGGGCGTCGCGATCACCGCGACGGTCGCCTCCTGGTCGCGGACCAGCGCGTCGAGGCGCTCGAGCGGCTCGACGAGGAGCCCGGCCGCGCGGGTCCCCACCACCGCCGGATCGGCGTCGACCAGCCCGACGACCACGAAGCCGCGGTCCGGGAACCCCGGGTACCGGGCGAGGGCGCGGCCCAGGTTGCCCACGCCGACGATGACGACGCGCCGCTCACGGGTCAGCCCGAGCGTGGCCTCCAGCTCCGCGCGCAAGCCGGCGACGTCGTAGCCCACGCCGCGCCGCCCATGCGCGCCGAGCAACGACAGGTCCTTGCGCAGCTGCTCGGGGCGCACGCCCGCGACCTCGGCGAGCACGCCCGACGGGGCCGTGACCACACCGCGCGCCATGAGCGTGGCGAGCGCCCGCAGGTACCCCGGCAGCCTTGAGATCGTGGCCGTGGGGACGGAGCCCTTCGTCCGGGCTCGCCCGGCGCCCGTCCCGTCCAGCGCCCCGCCGGCCTCGCGCAACACCACCTGGCCCCCTCGTCGTCGCTGACGACGCCAGGCTAGGCGGTGGACGCCGCCCCGGCCTAGGACCTCCGCGCGCCGTCCGCGAGCGCCGCCCGCACCCGGTGCTCGTCGATGCGCCAGTACCCGCGTCGCACGCCGTCCACCTCGACCACCGGCACCAGCTCGCCGTACT
The sequence above is a segment of the Cellulomonas chengniuliangii genome. Coding sequences within it:
- a CDS encoding YceI family protein; amino-acid sequence: MSTTTTTLPAGLTTGVWAIDASHSEAAFSVRHAGISKVRGTVAITEGALTVGEDLSSTSVTATLDPSTVSTGDAGRDGHLQSADFFEVESFPTWTFVSTSVRNDGGEFVIAGDLTLHGVTRPVELATEFNGTAVDAYGNLRAGFSATTTISRKEFGLTWNAALEAGGVLVSDKAALTIEISAIRQA
- a CDS encoding redox-sensing transcriptional repressor Rex — translated: MVLREAGGALDGTGAGRARTKGSVPTATISRLPGYLRALATLMARGVVTAPSGVLAEVAGVRPEQLRKDLSLLGAHGRRGVGYDVAGLRAELEATLGLTRERRVVIVGVGNLGRALARYPGFPDRGFVVVGLVDADPAVVGTRAAGLLVEPLERLDALVRDQEATVAVIATPAEVAQDVCDRLVRAGVRGILSFAPRPLQVPVGVDLRAVDLGSELQILAFHDHHRSGGGR